Below is a window of Paramagnetospirillum magneticum AMB-1 DNA.
CTTCGTCGTCGACGACCAGGATATGGGCGTCGGCGGATACGGCGGCCGGAGTCCGGCCGGGTGACAGGGCGGGGAGGGGCTGCGGGCCAGCGGCTTCCAGGTCCAGCGGCAGCGTGATGACGAAGGTGGCGCCCTCGCCACCTTCACGCAGAATCAGCCCACCCTTCATGGCGGTGACCAGACCATGGCTGACCGACAGGCCGAGACCGGTTCCGCGACCGGCTTCCTTGGTGGTGAAAAACGGCTCGAACAGATGAGCCTTCATGGAATCGGGAATGCCGGGGCCGTTGTCGGCGATGACGATCTCCACGTTATCGCCCTGCCGGTTCGCGCGAACGATGATCTTGCCGATCCAGTCGGCCGGCATGGCATCCTTGGAATCGCGCAGGGCGTGATGGGCGTTGTTCAGCAGGTTCATGGTGACCTGCTCCAATTGGATGCGTCTGCCGCTCACTGGCAGGGGGCCGATGGGCAGGTCAAGGTCGACGCTGATGCCGTCGGGGCGGAATTGTCCTTCCAGGACCTCGATGGCCGAGCGGACCGCCAGGGCGGCGTCGAAGACCTGGACGGGCGTGGTGTCACGGCGCGAAAAGATGCGGATATCGTCGATGATCTCGGCCGTTCGTTCGCATTGCTCGGCGATCAAGGCGAATTGCTGGGTCTGGAACTCCTGGGTCGCCTTGTCCCGCTCGATCAGCATCATGGCGCCTTCGGAGGCTAGGCGGATGATGTTGAGCGGCTGGGACAATTCGTGGACCAGCCCGGCGGCCATTTCACCCAGTGTGGCCAGCTTGGCGGTCTGCATCAGGGTCTCCTGCACCCGGGTGCGCTCGCTGATGTCGCGGACCACCAGCAGGCGGGCCGGCAATCCCCTGAAGGAAATGGAGCAGGCCAGCACCTCGGCCTCGAAAGGCGTGCCGTCAAGGCGCAGCAGCCGGTAGTGATTGAGGATGTGGCCGGGAGGCGGGGTCTCCAGCCGCTCCAGCGCATCGCCGCGACTGTCGGGGTGAACCAGATCCAGGACCGGCTTTCCGGTCAGGGGCGCCCGGGAACTGGCGCCAAAGGCGTGAATGGCCGCCTGATTGGCGAACAGGATGCTGCCATGCCCATGGACGACGATGGCGTCGGGGGCCAGTTCCACCAGGGAGCGGTACCTTTGCTCGCTCTCGGCCAGTTCCCGGGCCACCTGCTGGTGGCGCGCCCGCATGCGCAGCGTGGTGATGCCGTGGGACAGATTGCGGGCCACGCCCATGAGCATGCCGACCACCTGGGCATCGAACATCTGGGGCTGGGTGGCATAGTACATCAAGGCGCCGATCTTCTGCTCGCCCTCGCCGAGCGGAAGGGCTACGCCGGAGCGAAAGCCGTGAAGCTCGGCCTTGTGGCGCCAGGGCGCGAAGGCCGGGTCCGTCTTCGTGTCGGCCACCACATAGGGCTGGCCGGTGCGGATGGCGGTTCCGGTGGGACCCTGGCCAAAGGCGTCGTTGTTCCAGCTGATGGCGATGTCGTCGAGATAGCCCACCGCCTGTCCGGCCCTGGCCATGACCGTCACCTGCCGTTCCGGAGGTCGACCCGCATAGCCGATCCAGCTGAGGCAGTGCCCGGCCTCGATGCCGATCAAGCAGATCTGTTCCAGCAGTTCCAGTTCGTCCGATGCCTGCAGCAAAGCCTCGGTGGTGCGCACCAGGAGGTTGGCGGCCTGGTCAATCCTGCGTCTGCCGGTATTGGTGTCGCTGTCCCTGGACATGGCCGCCCTCTCCCTGCTTTGAAGCGATGATACGGTGCCCCCGGGACGGCGCAACCGGATAATTCCGCCCCTTGAGCCGGGGGCACGCCCGTGCTTTGCTGCGGGCTCATCTTCCGCGAGGGTCCCGTGCGCCATCTCATCAGCTTGCTGTTTTTGTTCACATGGGGCGGGGCGGCCCTGGCGTCGGAGCCGGCCCTCGATCTCCTGGATGTCCAGACTTCCTACACCGCCGCCTTTTCCGTCACCTCGTCGCGCGGCACCTATCACGGCAAGGTCTGGCACGCGCCGGGGCTGGAGCGGCGCGAAGTCGCCACCACCGGCGGCGGGCAGGGCGTCCTTATTGACCGCAAGGCCGATGCCGCGACCCTGCTGGGCCTGTCGGGCAAGTGGTATGTGGGGCTGTCGCTGCGTGCCGCCGCCGGCATGGTCGGCGGCCTGGACGCCTGGCAGGCCAGCCGGACCCGCATCCGCGAGGAGAATGTCGCCGGACTGCGCGCCACCCGCTGGAAAACCCGGGCGGACGGCCCCAGGGGCGGCTTTTCCGGGGACATTTGGACTAGCCGGGAGGGCATCGTGGTCAAGGCCGTCGGTGTGCTGAGCAGCGACGACAGCGACGATTCCCGAGTGGAGATGATTTTGTCGGACGTTCAGGTGGGGGTGGTGGACCGGCAGATGTTCGCCGTGCCCAAGGGCTGGTTCGGCTTCGATCTGCGTCAGGTGCCGCCGGACAAGGTGGTCCAGGCGGTGGAAGCCCTCAAGCCGATGCTCGAGGGCCGCAAGGGAAAATAGGGGAGCCGCCCCGTTACCCCTTTACCAGGTCCGCACGCGTCCGGTGTCGATGTGGACGAAATCGGATTCGGGATACATGCCGACGCCGCCGGCCTTCAGGGAGAGGGCGGCACGGCCTACATGGCGGGTGGCGTGGCCGGGCAGCCGGATATCCACGGCCTTGCCCTGGGTGTGCAGGGACTGGGTGGCGACGCCGTCGCTGAGCGAGGCCATGATGGCGTTGGTCGACGGCGAGCGGTAGCCGCAAATGATGTGGATGGGACCCTTGCCGCCCACCTTGCGCTGGACCGAATTCATCAGGTCGAACAGCTTGGGGTCGATGGGATGGACCTGACCGTTGCGATGATCGCGCAGGAAGCGGCTGATCTGGGCGATGGACTTGGTCTGGTAGTGCCCCTCGGCCCAGTAGACCGACTTCAGGGTCTCGCCCGTATGGGTGTTGTAGAGGTGGATCTGGCGCTCGGGCAGGCGCCGCACGGCGGCCTCGACCGGATTGCTGATCACAAGGGTGGCTGCCGCGCTCAGACCGAGTCCGAGGAAGCCACGCCGGCTCTTCGCCTTATCGAACATTCCCCCTCCGTCCCTGTGGGCCGAGGCTCTCCCCCTCGGGTGAGGACCTTATTACCATTTTCGGTCGGGGAGGAGTCAACTACCCCTTTGCCCCCTTTCGGGTAGGTGCGCTTGGTCAGGACCTGCCGGAGGCGGGGCGTTGCGCCGGAATCCGGGCCCGTTCAAGGGCGGTCATAAGCCGTCTGTCATGGCCGTACAGGTCGTCACGGAAGTGGAGGTTGCCATTCTCGTCCGCCCAGGCGGTCCAATACATCAGGTAGACGGGAATGGTCCGTTCCAGCATCAGGGTCCGAGTGGACCGGTTGGCGTTGATGTCGTGAGCCAGCTTGCCCTGCCAGCGCGCCCCCAGCATCAGTTCTCCCAGTTCCACCGGCCGCTCCAGCCGCACGCAGCCATGCGACAGCGCCCGGTACGAGCGGCTGAAGGCGCGGCGATTGGGCGTGTCATGCATGTAGATGTCGTCGGAATCGGTCAGGTTGAACTTCAACTGGCCCAGCGCGTTGTCCGGACCCGGCGGCTGGCGCAGGCGATAGGGGAACTTCTTGCCGATGGCGTTCCAGTCCACACCGTCGCCCGCCGATTCCGGGCTGCCCTCGGGGTAATCGACGATCTGCAGCTTACTGCTGGTCAGGTAATTGGGGTCCTTGCGCAGCTTGGGCAGGATTTCCTTGTTGGCGATGCTGGTCGGCACCCGCCAGGCGGGGTTAAGCACCACCGAGCTCATGGTGGTGTTCATGCTGGGAGTGGGGTGCTTGGTGTCACCCACCACCACCCGCATCACCATGGCGACGCTGCCGTCTTCCACCACTTCCATCTGCTGGGCGGCGATGTTGACGGCGACATGGTGGCGCCCGAACGAGCGGGGCATCCAGCGCCAGCGTTCCAGATTGGCGGTGATCTGCCGAACCCGGGCGTCGGCCGGAACATTGAGGTGGGCCAGGGTCTTGCCGCCGACGGTAGCGTCGGGGTCCAGCCCGTGCCGGGCCTGGAAGCGCTTCACGGCTTCGGCCAGGGTGGCATCGTAGATCTTGCCCTCGGCAAGGCCGTCGGCCAGATCGCCCGAGGCGATCAGACGGCGGCGCAGCAGCGGCACGCGCTCGTCGGTTTCGCCGGGAACCAGCTTGGCGCCGTCGGGAATGGTCGGCCAACCGCCGGCGGCAGCGATGGCGCGGGCCCTTTCCAACCCATCGCGTAGACGGATGTAGCCCACATATTGGGGGGAAATGGCCTCCATCTGCTCAGCCAGGGGCTTTCCCTCGGCCAGGGCCTTGAGGAAGCGCGCTCCGTCGAATTCGCCCCGGGTTTCTGCGCCAAACCCGCCCACATTGCGGGCCGGCAGCACGCCGCCGATGGCCAGGTCGCGGCCAAAGCGCAGCAAGGTGGCGCTGATCAGGACGTCCGAATCCACCTCGCCCGCGCCACCGGGCAGGGCGTAGGTGGCGGGTTCCAATCCCTGGGCGG
It encodes the following:
- a CDS encoding ATP-binding protein — translated: MSRDSDTNTGRRRIDQAANLLVRTTEALLQASDELELLEQICLIGIEAGHCLSWIGYAGRPPERQVTVMARAGQAVGYLDDIAISWNNDAFGQGPTGTAIRTGQPYVVADTKTDPAFAPWRHKAELHGFRSGVALPLGEGEQKIGALMYYATQPQMFDAQVVGMLMGVARNLSHGITTLRMRARHQQVARELAESEQRYRSLVELAPDAIVVHGHGSILFANQAAIHAFGASSRAPLTGKPVLDLVHPDSRGDALERLETPPPGHILNHYRLLRLDGTPFEAEVLACSISFRGLPARLLVVRDISERTRVQETLMQTAKLATLGEMAAGLVHELSQPLNIIRLASEGAMMLIERDKATQEFQTQQFALIAEQCERTAEIIDDIRIFSRRDTTPVQVFDAALAVRSAIEVLEGQFRPDGISVDLDLPIGPLPVSGRRIQLEQVTMNLLNNAHHALRDSKDAMPADWIGKIIVRANRQGDNVEIVIADNGPGIPDSMKAHLFEPFFTTKEAGRGTGLGLSVSHGLVTAMKGGLILREGGEGATFVITLPLDLEAAGPQPLPALSPGRTPAAVSADAHILVVDDEATAAETLARYLRELGYRVSIAGTGIEAWALFSEDPADVVITDLRMPAGNGEQLVEKLRDFDPLLPIVIVTGHLGATERVAANLEDDRCAVLKKPVALGQLGDLVTVFLQPPT
- a CDS encoding DUF882 domain-containing protein, whose amino-acid sequence is MFDKAKSRRGFLGLGLSAAATLVISNPVEAAVRRLPERQIHLYNTHTGETLKSVYWAEGHYQTKSIAQISRFLRDHRNGQVHPIDPKLFDLMNSVQRKVGGKGPIHIICGYRSPSTNAIMASLSDGVATQSLHTQGKAVDIRLPGHATRHVGRAALSLKAGGVGMYPESDFVHIDTGRVRTW
- a CDS encoding L,D-transpeptidase family protein codes for the protein MLSSRPLLFSLTMGLAVLGWEAPSQAQSTAETQRRIEAAITAAPLADPALEGKALRDFYRGRQGQAAWSGDNAALAQALLAQIRAMATAQGLEPATYALPGGAGEVDSDVLISATLLRFGRDLAIGGVLPARNVGGFGAETRGEFDGARFLKALAEGKPLAEQMEAISPQYVGYIRLRDGLERARAIAAAGGWPTIPDGAKLVPGETDERVPLLRRRLIASGDLADGLAEGKIYDATLAEAVKRFQARHGLDPDATVGGKTLAHLNVPADARVRQITANLERWRWMPRSFGRHHVAVNIAAQQMEVVEDGSVAMVMRVVVGDTKHPTPSMNTTMSSVVLNPAWRVPTSIANKEILPKLRKDPNYLTSSKLQIVDYPEGSPESAGDGVDWNAIGKKFPYRLRQPPGPDNALGQLKFNLTDSDDIYMHDTPNRRAFSRSYRALSHGCVRLERPVELGELMLGARWQGKLAHDINANRSTRTLMLERTIPVYLMYWTAWADENGNLHFRDDLYGHDRRLMTALERARIPAQRPASGRS